In the Longimicrobiales bacterium genome, one interval contains:
- a CDS encoding CapA family protein: MRSVALLALAASLASAAPLQAQTLSPIEEGTSWTLAAVGDAIMNRRLSPFDHPGDPAFHDMANIIRAADAAFMNLEQSIFRLQDFGGWPAAENGGNYEVGSPETLEDLVGMGFNIFNRANNHTTDYGVEGMRVTNRLMDEMGLVHAGTGENLAWASRPGYLDTGRGRVALIGMASTHTPMSRAGRAGPEVRGRPGINALRLNRRNEGAPATMDALRAAAQSQGGTAPQTVSAPLRVFGATVFPGSVDRVVVTLNETDRDRVLHEVRNATDQADYVIVNSHSHEPGNASVTPPEWMVDFTHQAIDAGASAFIIHGPHQLRGVEIYQGRPIFYSLGNFVFQNETIDPMPSDQRDRYGIPLDQLASEIYDSRFRVDEHGEATTGFPTGAEWYESVVAVVTFQGTEASEIRFYPVELGWKQPRSQRGTPRLAPPELGRKIIAHLAELSRPLGTEISYEDGIGIWRR, encoded by the coding sequence ATGCGCTCGGTCGCCCTGCTTGCCCTTGCCGCCTCGCTCGCGTCTGCCGCACCGCTCCAAGCACAGACTCTCTCGCCCATAGAGGAAGGCACGAGTTGGACGCTCGCGGCGGTCGGGGACGCGATCATGAACCGTCGCCTCTCTCCGTTCGACCACCCGGGTGACCCGGCCTTCCATGACATGGCCAATATCATTCGGGCGGCGGACGCGGCATTCATGAACCTCGAGCAGTCGATCTTCCGGCTGCAGGACTTCGGCGGTTGGCCGGCCGCGGAGAACGGTGGCAACTACGAGGTCGGGTCCCCTGAGACGCTGGAAGACCTGGTTGGCATGGGCTTCAACATCTTCAACCGCGCCAACAACCACACGACAGACTACGGCGTGGAAGGGATGCGGGTCACGAATCGACTCATGGACGAAATGGGACTCGTTCACGCCGGGACAGGCGAGAACCTCGCCTGGGCCAGTCGACCCGGATACCTGGACACCGGACGAGGACGAGTGGCGCTCATCGGCATGGCTTCGACACACACACCCATGTCACGAGCCGGACGCGCGGGACCCGAGGTCCGGGGGCGGCCAGGCATCAATGCACTGCGCCTCAACCGGCGCAACGAAGGCGCGCCTGCCACCATGGATGCGCTTCGCGCAGCCGCCCAGTCGCAAGGCGGGACGGCTCCTCAAACCGTATCTGCTCCGCTGCGGGTGTTCGGCGCGACAGTGTTTCCAGGATCGGTCGATCGGGTGGTCGTGACCCTCAACGAAACAGATCGCGACCGAGTTCTGCATGAGGTGCGCAACGCGACGGATCAGGCTGACTACGTGATTGTGAACAGCCATTCGCACGAGCCCGGCAACGCATCCGTCACGCCGCCCGAGTGGATGGTGGACTTCACGCATCAGGCCATCGACGCCGGGGCGAGCGCGTTCATCATTCACGGGCCGCATCAACTGCGGGGCGTCGAGATCTACCAGGGTCGCCCGATCTTCTACTCGCTGGGCAACTTCGTCTTCCAAAACGAGACGATCGACCCGATGCCTTCGGATCAGCGCGACCGTTACGGAATCCCGCTCGACCAGTTGGCGTCCGAGATCTACGACAGCCGCTTCCGGGTCGACGAGCATGGCGAGGCGACCACGGGCTTCCCGACGGGAGCGGAGTGGTACGAAAGCGTAGTGGCCGTCGTGACCTTCCAGGGCACGGAAGCCTCTGAGATTCGCTTCTACCCCGTCGAACTCGGCTGGAAGCAGCCTCGGTCGCAACGGGGGACCCCCCGACTCGCCCCGCCTGAGCTAGGGCGAAAGATCATCGCCCACCTCGCGGAGCTATCGAGGCCGTTGGGGACTGAGATCAGCTATGAGGACGGTATAGGTATCTGGCGGAGGTAG
- a CDS encoding DoxX family protein: MPSFFIPDVLQLLAGLGLLNVWLLRPRSATSYRGGEAQTLKEEFAAYGLPAAGLYVVGALKITAALMFIAGIWLPLPVEIAAGVVALLMVGALAMHAKVKDPMLRSLPAALMLMMTLGILLLR; the protein is encoded by the coding sequence GTGCCCTCTTTTTTCATTCCAGACGTTCTCCAACTCCTTGCTGGCTTGGGCCTCTTGAACGTTTGGCTGCTGCGCCCGCGCTCCGCCACTTCGTACCGAGGCGGTGAGGCACAGACGCTGAAGGAGGAGTTCGCCGCGTATGGGCTGCCCGCCGCCGGCCTCTACGTGGTGGGCGCGCTCAAGATCACGGCGGCTCTGATGTTCATCGCAGGTATCTGGCTTCCCCTCCCTGTGGAAATCGCGGCCGGGGTAGTGGCCCTGCTGATGGTCGGAGCCCTCGCTATGCATGCGAAGGTCAAGGACCCGATGCTCAGATCCCTCCCGGCAGCCCTCATGCTGATGATGACCCTGGGGATTCTCCTCCTTCGGTAG